In the genome of Megachile rotundata isolate GNS110a chromosome 16, iyMegRotu1, whole genome shotgun sequence, the window ATCTACTCGGATTCTTGCAAGTGTCCAACCATTGCACACTCTGCACAGCATCCAAAGTGTCAATATAAGTAGCTAGATCGTCCTGATGTGTGCCAGTGGCTGCACAGTATAACATGGCTGTGTCTTCAAGCAAGTCCTGCAGGTACTGCGCCTTGGTCCCGGTCGAATCAGCATCGTCATTCACCGTAGACGTGCTCTCTTTCTTCTCAGCATTCGTTGTAGTCTGGTTTCGCTGAAGCGTCTCCACGTGCTTCGACACTTCGATCATTCTCCCCGGCGTGGAATCCAAGCCTGTCGGATTGATTCTGAAGAGCGACTGTCTGTTTTGAATACCCGATAAAAATCTTTGGTCAGTCGCGTTACTTTTCAAGTCCTTTGGCTTTCCCATAGTCAAGTGGAACCGCCTCCACTTTCCCTGAGGAAAcgaaatatttctatttctttccGGGGAGTTTTGGTTCGTGTTCTCATCTTTGTTACAAAGTTCATTGACTCTGATGTTCTTCACAGAACAGAAAGGAGTGTTCTCTGGGGCTGACTTTTTAGCAGTGTTCTTATTGTACTCAGAGAGGATCTTTGCAATCTCTGAAGCTTCGTTAGTGTAACAAGTCTTGTTCACACCTTGTCCTTGACCCTTTTTAGGCACCTCGCAATACAAATTCCCTTCGCCAACATTTGGTATTTGAATCTTGGTTTGCTTTGCAGTGTTCAGCAGGTATCTGGTCATGGCGAATTCTACCTTCTTCTCGCGTTTCGGTGGAGTCTTCTTCGAGGACATCTGTTCGCTGAGGTCGAAGTGTTTGTATATCGATGATAACTCGCCCAAATTTTCTTCAAGAACCTGTGTATCTGCTGGTTTCACGTTGCTTGATGCAGATTTTAGAAACCGCGTATCTTTGGTATCTGTATTGACTAATATGAAAGGATTCTTGCTAGGTCGTATAACCTCTTGAATCTTCATTTGTCCTCCCTGAAGCGTTCTCACGTTACTGAAGGCAATAGACTTTTGTGTATTAGCAAGGTAGACTTTGTGCGCTGGAAACAGTTGCGTTTTTGGAATCTGATTGAAGTTCTTAACGTTCTGTGGTATCACAACTGCTGTGTAACTATCCGCAGCTTTACTTTCTTGAGATTTCTGTATATTCTCTTTAGAATTATTTGGTGACTTGCTTATAGGACTGTTTTCAACAGCGCTTGCAGGCTGCTGTGTTTCTTTGACGATAGTACACGTTTTGTTTTCATTCAGCATATCCAGCTTTTCCTCCACGGTGTTCTTATAAGTAGGAGTCATTACTTGCGAGCAGTAACCGAGAACACAATGAAAACTTTCGTGCATACAATTCTCAAACGATTTTTTCTTCTCTGAAGAATTCTTTGGTTTAACATTCGTGGAGCTTTTGGTCTTAATTTTGCCTCTTCTTTTCTCGTAGAACGAAGGAAGAGAATCGCGTAGGGGATCGACAGACACTACCTCCACTTCCGGCCGATCTATAATTTCGCAATAGGAAAGTCCGTCGAAGCTCGTAAAATACCGTCCCAAATATTCAGCAGCCAGACCAAGCTAAAAGTTCAAGCTTCATTAATATATAAGTTTTATTCAAGGTACAGCAAACTGAAAATCTTGCCTGTGGATGGAAGACTGGTCTCTCGTGCATTCCATGCACAGGCCATTCCTTCCATTCCAGAGCATCCTTCATGGTGGGCGCTTGATAAGTCGCTCCTACGTTGTACATTTTTCTCGTGACGGACCTCGTGTTCATGTACGGCTTTGTGGAAGATTTGCCTCGTTTACTGGGCTCTGGGTCGAAAAGCATCTCCTTCCTTTTCGCGGAAAGTAACCGCTGTCTTAATCGCGGGAAATTTTTGTCGGGGTCCTTCTTCTTCGCGCGTACTGGAT includes:
- the LOC105661748 gene encoding uncharacterized protein LOC105661748: MDNPKQMLQRQNCISNGKEDDDVSVIAIIEKEDDRSSRQQSERPSEKQERPEETVAEEYRNLELLPKLPLGRFNIKQDKKYKDDSDYVRDSTETSSGGSSSGSGVAKVRRVRTVRKTRSAAEVRRNPVRAKKKDPDKNFPRLRQRLLSAKRKEMLFDPEPSKRGKSSTKPYMNTRSVTRKMYNVGATYQAPTMKDALEWKEWPVHGMHERPVFHPQLGLAAEYLGRYFTSFDGLSYCEIIDRPEVEVVSVDPLRDSLPSFYEKRRGKIKTKSSTNVKPKNSSEKKKSFENCMHESFHCVLGYCSQVMTPTYKNTVEEKLDMLNENKTCTIVKETQQPASAVENSPISKSPNNSKENIQKSQESKAADSYTAVVIPQNVKNFNQIPKTQLFPAHKVYLANTQKSIAFSNVRTLQGGQMKIQEVIRPSKNPFILVNTDTKDTRFLKSASSNVKPADTQVLEENLGELSSIYKHFDLSEQMSSKKTPPKREKKVEFAMTRYLLNTAKQTKIQIPNVGEGNLYCEVPKKGQGQGVNKTCYTNEASEIAKILSEYNKNTAKKSAPENTPFCSVKNIRVNELCNKDENTNQNSPERNRNISFPQGKWRRFHLTMGKPKDLKSNATDQRFLSGIQNRQSLFRINPTGLDSTPGRMIEVSKHVETLQRNQTTTNAEKKESTSTVNDDADSTGTKAQYLQDLLEDTAMLYCAATGTHQDDLATYIDTLDAVQSVQWLDTCKNPSR